Proteins encoded by one window of Dryocola sp. LX212:
- the plsB gene encoding glycerol-3-phosphate 1-O-acyltransferase PlsB: MSGWPRIYYKLLNFPLSVLVKSKSIPADPQAELGLDTTRPIMYVLPYNSKADLLTLRAQCLAHDLPDPLEPLEIDGAVLPRYVFIHGGPRVFTYYTPKEESIKLFHDYLDLHRSNPNLDVQMVPVSVMFGRSPGREKGEVNPPLRTLNGIQKFFAVLWLGRDSFVRFSAPVSLRRMATEHGTDKTIAQKLARVARTHFARQRLATVGPRLPVRQDLFNKLLASKAIARAVEDEARSKKISHEKAQQNAVALMEEIAANFSYEAIRLTDRVLGLTWNRLYQGINVNNAERVRQLAHDGHEIVYVPCHRSHMDYMLLSYVLYHQGLVPPHIAAGINLNFWPAGPIFRRLGAFFIRRTFKGSKLYSTVFREYLGELFSRGYSVEYFVEGGRSRTGRLLDPKTGTLSMTLQAMLRGGTRPITLVPIYIGYEHVMEVGTYAKELRGATKEKEGFMSMLRGLSKLRNLGQGYVNFGEPMPLNAFLNQRVPEWRESIDPIEAVRPAWLTPTVNEIAAELMVRINNAGAANAMNLCCTALLASRQRSLTREQLTEQLDCYLSLLRNVPYSADATAPEQTAPALIDHALQMNKFEVEKDTIGDIIILPREQAVLMTYYRNNIMHMLVLPSLMASIVTQHRTIDRAELQRQIEVVYPMLKAELFLRWEKSELAMEIDALLGEMQRQELVTISADRVQINPARSRTLQLLAAGVRETLQRYAITFWLLSANPSINRGTLERESRTVAQRLSMLHGINAPEFFDKAVFTSLVLTLRDEGYISDTGDAEPTETMKVYQMLADLITSDVRLTVESATSQVAVAE; encoded by the coding sequence ATGTCAGGCTGGCCAAGAATTTACTATAAATTGCTTAATTTTCCATTAAGCGTTCTGGTAAAGAGCAAGTCCATACCGGCTGATCCCCAAGCCGAACTGGGTCTCGATACCACGCGCCCTATCATGTACGTGCTGCCTTATAACTCAAAGGCGGACCTGCTGACGCTGCGTGCGCAGTGCCTGGCGCATGATTTGCCCGACCCGCTTGAACCTCTGGAAATCGACGGGGCGGTACTGCCGCGCTACGTCTTTATCCACGGCGGACCGCGTGTCTTTACTTATTACACACCAAAGGAAGAGTCGATTAAGCTCTTCCACGACTATCTCGATCTGCACCGCAGCAATCCAAATCTGGATGTGCAGATGGTGCCTGTTTCGGTGATGTTTGGCCGTTCTCCGGGCCGCGAGAAAGGCGAAGTGAATCCCCCTTTGCGCACCTTAAACGGCATTCAGAAGTTCTTTGCCGTATTGTGGCTGGGCCGAGACAGCTTCGTGCGTTTCTCCGCTCCTGTTTCACTGCGCCGCATGGCGACCGAGCACGGTACGGACAAAACTATCGCCCAGAAACTGGCTCGCGTGGCGCGCACGCACTTTGCCCGTCAGCGTTTAGCCACCGTCGGGCCACGCCTGCCGGTACGCCAGGATCTCTTTAATAAGCTGCTGGCCTCCAAGGCCATTGCGCGTGCCGTGGAAGATGAAGCGCGCAGCAAGAAAATCTCCCATGAGAAGGCCCAGCAAAACGCCGTGGCGCTGATGGAAGAGATTGCGGCTAACTTTTCCTATGAAGCCATCCGTCTGACTGACCGCGTGCTGGGCTTAACGTGGAACCGCCTGTACCAGGGCATCAACGTGAATAACGCTGAACGCGTGCGCCAGCTCGCCCACGACGGGCATGAAATTGTCTATGTGCCCTGCCACCGCAGCCACATGGACTACATGCTGTTGTCCTACGTGCTTTATCACCAGGGGCTTGTTCCTCCGCACATCGCGGCAGGGATTAACCTGAACTTCTGGCCAGCCGGCCCGATCTTCCGCCGCCTGGGTGCTTTCTTTATCCGCCGTACCTTTAAGGGCAGTAAACTCTACTCCACCGTGTTCCGCGAATACCTCGGCGAACTGTTCAGCCGTGGCTACTCCGTTGAATACTTTGTGGAAGGTGGCCGCTCCCGTACGGGCCGCCTGCTGGACCCGAAAACCGGTACGCTGTCGATGACCCTGCAGGCCATGCTGCGCGGCGGTACCCGTCCGATTACGCTGGTGCCGATTTATATCGGTTACGAGCACGTGATGGAAGTGGGGACTTATGCGAAAGAACTGCGCGGCGCGACCAAAGAGAAAGAAGGCTTCATGTCGATGCTGCGGGGCTTAAGCAAGCTGCGTAATCTGGGCCAGGGCTACGTGAACTTCGGTGAACCCATGCCGCTGAACGCATTCCTGAACCAGCGCGTGCCGGAATGGCGCGAGTCTATCGACCCAATCGAAGCGGTTCGTCCGGCATGGTTAACGCCAACGGTAAATGAAATCGCCGCCGAGCTAATGGTGCGCATTAACAACGCAGGCGCGGCCAACGCCATGAACCTGTGCTGTACCGCGCTGCTGGCATCGCGCCAGCGTTCACTGACCCGTGAGCAGCTGACCGAACAACTCGACTGTTATCTCAGCCTGCTGCGCAACGTGCCGTACTCAGCGGATGCCACCGCTCCGGAGCAAACGGCACCGGCGCTAATCGACCACGCGCTGCAGATGAACAAGTTTGAAGTCGAGAAAGACACCATCGGCGATATCATCATTTTGCCGCGCGAGCAGGCCGTGCTGATGACCTACTACCGCAACAACATCATGCACATGCTGGTGCTGCCGTCGCTGATGGCTTCTATCGTCACGCAGCACCGCACGATCGATCGTGCCGAGCTTCAGCGACAGATAGAAGTTGTCTACCCGATGCTGAAAGCCGAGCTGTTCCTGCGCTGGGAGAAGAGCGAGCTGGCGATGGAAATCGATGCGCTACTGGGCGAGATGCAACGTCAGGAGCTGGTCACTATCAGCGCCGATCGGGTGCAGATTAACCCTGCCCGTTCACGTACCCTGCAGCTGTTGGCGGCGGGCGTGCGCGAAACGCTACAGCGCTACGCCATCACATTCTGGCTGCTGAGCGCTAACCCGTCCATCAACCGTGGGACGCTTGAGCGTGAAAGCCGCACGGTGGCGCAGCGTCTTTCTATGCTGCACGGTATCAACGCGCCGGAGTTCTTCGACAAGGCGGTCTTCACCTCGCTGGTGCTGACGCTGCGCGATGAAGGCTATATCAGCGATACCGGCGACGCGGAGCCAACGGAAACGATGAAGGTTTACCAGATGCTGGCCGACCTGATTACTTCAGATGTGCGTCTGACCGTTGAAAGCGCAACGTCGCAGGTAGCCGTGGCGGAGTAA
- the ubiC gene encoding chorismate lyase produces the protein MSEALSRLRALSFFTEIPDGLSASFLDWLLLEDSMTKRFEQHCAKVTVEIIREAFVIADEQLPEAGLLPPAQRYWLREIVLCGDGVPWLVGRTVVPESTLAGPELALQRLGNTPLGRYLFSASTLTRDFIQIGRSAELWGRRSRLRLSDKPLLLTELFLPASPLYEEEK, from the coding sequence ATGTCTGAGGCGCTTTCGCGATTGCGCGCCCTAAGCTTCTTCACTGAGATCCCGGACGGGCTAAGCGCCAGCTTTCTCGACTGGCTGCTGCTAGAAGACTCAATGACTAAACGCTTTGAGCAGCACTGCGCAAAAGTGACGGTAGAGATTATCCGCGAAGCCTTTGTTATCGCGGATGAACAGCTGCCCGAAGCCGGGCTGCTACCCCCTGCGCAGCGCTACTGGCTGCGTGAAATAGTGCTGTGCGGTGACGGTGTTCCCTGGCTGGTCGGGCGTACTGTCGTACCAGAGTCTACGCTGGCTGGTCCTGAGCTGGCGTTGCAGAGGCTGGGCAACACGCCGCTTGGGCGCTATCTTTTTAGTGCTTCAACCCTGACACGCGACTTTATTCAGATTGGTCGCAGCGCGGAGCTGTGGGGACGTCGTTCCCGCCTGAGGCTGTCCGATAAGCCGCTGCTGCTGACGGAGCTGTTTCTGCCCGCATCTCCGCTGTATGAAGAGGAAAAATAA
- the lexA gene encoding transcriptional repressor LexA, with product MKALTTRQQEVFDLIRDHISQTGMPPTRAEIAQRLGFRSPNAAEEHLKALARKGAIEIVSGASRGIRLLVEEETGLPLVGRVAAGEPLLAQEHIEGHYQVDPSLFKPNADFLLRVSGMSMKDIGILDGDLLAVHKTQDVHNGQVVVARIDDEVTVKRLKQQGNTVQLLPENSEFEPIVVDLREQNFSIEGLAVGVIRNGEWL from the coding sequence ATGAAAGCATTAACTACCAGGCAGCAAGAGGTGTTTGATCTCATTCGGGATCATATCAGCCAGACCGGCATGCCACCAACGCGTGCCGAGATTGCTCAACGTCTGGGGTTCCGTTCTCCAAACGCCGCTGAAGAGCATCTCAAAGCGCTGGCGCGTAAAGGCGCCATCGAAATTGTTTCCGGTGCGTCTCGCGGTATCCGTCTTCTGGTTGAAGAAGAAACCGGTCTTCCGCTGGTGGGCCGTGTCGCCGCAGGCGAACCGCTGCTGGCGCAGGAGCACATCGAAGGCCATTACCAGGTTGACCCGTCCCTGTTTAAACCCAATGCCGACTTCCTGCTGCGCGTCAGCGGCATGTCCATGAAGGACATTGGTATTCTGGATGGCGATCTGCTGGCGGTGCATAAAACCCAGGACGTCCATAACGGCCAGGTGGTTGTCGCGCGCATTGACGACGAAGTCACCGTTAAGCGCCTTAAGCAGCAGGGCAACACCGTGCAGCTACTGCCAGAAAACAGCGAGTTTGAGCCTATCGTCGTCGATCTCCGCGAGCAGAACTTCTCAATTGAAGGGCTGGCCGTTGGGGTGATCCGCAACGGTGAATGGCTGTAA
- the ubiA gene encoding 4-hydroxybenzoate octaprenyltransferase codes for MEWSLTEGKFQAYMRLMRLDKPIGSLLLLWPTLWALWLATPGVPPLTILAVFIAGVWMMRAAGCVVNDYADRKFDGHVKRTAHRPLPSGAVSEKEARNLFIILVLLSFVLVLTLNVMTILLSIAALALAWIYPFMKRYTHLPQVVLGAAFGWSIPMAFAAVSESVPLSCWLMFAANICWAVAYDTQYAMVDRDDDVKIGIKSTAILFGRNDKLIIGILQVVVLVLMALIGWLNELGGAYYWAIGLAGALFIHQQRMIANRDRDACFKAFLNNNYVGLVLFIGMALSMMHF; via the coding sequence ATGGAGTGGAGTCTGACCGAAGGGAAATTCCAGGCGTATATGCGCCTGATGCGGCTGGATAAGCCGATTGGTTCTTTATTGCTGCTCTGGCCGACGCTGTGGGCGCTATGGCTGGCGACGCCGGGCGTGCCGCCGTTGACCATCCTGGCGGTGTTTATCGCTGGCGTCTGGATGATGCGCGCCGCCGGCTGTGTGGTCAATGACTATGCGGACCGTAAATTTGACGGACACGTGAAACGTACGGCCCATCGCCCGCTGCCCAGCGGCGCGGTGAGTGAGAAAGAAGCCCGCAATCTGTTCATCATTTTGGTGCTGCTGTCGTTCGTGCTGGTGCTGACCCTCAACGTCATGACAATTCTGCTGTCCATTGCCGCTCTTGCGCTGGCGTGGATCTATCCATTTATGAAGCGCTACACGCATCTGCCGCAGGTGGTGCTGGGTGCGGCGTTTGGCTGGTCAATCCCTATGGCGTTTGCGGCGGTGAGCGAAAGTGTGCCGTTAAGCTGTTGGCTGATGTTTGCGGCGAATATTTGCTGGGCGGTAGCTTACGACACGCAGTATGCAATGGTTGACCGGGATGACGATGTGAAGATTGGCATCAAGTCGACGGCCATTTTGTTCGGGCGTAACGACAAGCTGATTATCGGCATTTTGCAGGTGGTGGTGCTGGTGCTGATGGCGCTGATCGGCTGGCTGAACGAGCTGGGCGGGGCGTACTACTGGGCTATTGGCCTTGCGGGCGCGCTGTTTATCCATCAGCAAAGGATGATTGCCAACCGCGACCGGGATGCCTGTTTTAAAGCATTTCTAAATAACAACTATGTTGGGCTGGTGCTGTTTATCGGCATGGCCCTGAGCATGATGCACTTCTAA
- a CDS encoding diacylglycerol kinase codes for MANNSAGFTRIIKAAGYSWKGLRAAWVNEAAFRQEGVAAVIAIAIACWLDVDPITRVLLIGSVVLVMIVEILNSAIEALVDRVGTEYHELSGRAKDMGSAAVLISIILALFAWITLLWQHLR; via the coding sequence ATGGCGAATAACTCCGCTGGTTTTACACGCATTATCAAAGCAGCTGGCTACTCCTGGAAGGGGCTACGTGCCGCCTGGGTTAACGAAGCCGCCTTCCGTCAGGAGGGCGTTGCGGCGGTTATCGCCATCGCCATCGCCTGCTGGCTGGACGTTGACCCTATCACCCGCGTCCTGCTGATTGGCTCCGTTGTGCTGGTAATGATCGTTGAGATCCTCAACAGCGCTATCGAAGCTTTAGTGGACCGCGTTGGCACGGAATATCACGAGCTGTCAGGCCGTGCGAAAGATATGGGCTCGGCGGCAGTGTTAATCTCAATTATCCTCGCGCTGTTCGCCTGGATCACTCTGCTTTGGCAGCATTTGCGATAA